Genomic segment of Panicum virgatum strain AP13 chromosome 9N, P.virgatum_v5, whole genome shotgun sequence:
TTATAGTGCCCGATGCCATCTTAAAAGAAGCTGCTACCTGATGGCCGGTAGATGAGTGAACAAGAGGGGTGAAGATGCTGGCTTTTAACTAACTCACCGGCAGCATAGGGAACTCTGGTGACGTGTACGTCCACACGTAATTTTCATCAGCGATTGCCTTCCTGTTCTCATTCTCATCCGTAACAAAAGACTCTTCTCCAGGAGGAAGCTTTGAATGGCCCATCCGAATGCGCACCGCCTTTGAAGCATAGATAGGATTGCCTGTCTGAAAGAAAGCTGGCAGCacaaagccaaaaaaaaaatggcagGGCAATGGAATTCACATGATCAATCAATGTCCCCGGAAAGACAAATCTAATTGTAGCCAACTAGAGACTTGACGACAACCTAAATGAGGTGCGTGTCCTACCTTGGAAGGGCTGTACTCTGACCTCATGAATCATGCAGAGATCAGAGCTAAGCCTGTATGTCAAGCTCTCGGGGGCGTCGGGGTCCTCGTGGCCGCCGCTGGACCAGTAGGAGGGTCGGTGATGGACCCGGTCCCGCGGGTCGAGCGTGTTTTCTATGGTCTCCTCGGGGAAATAGTCGGTGCTGGAGGCCCCGATGCAGTGCAGGATGCAGTCCATGGAGGGCTTGGCGGAGACGAGGGCGCCCCCGAGGTAGGAGTAGACGACGTGGTCCCTCTCGCGGGTCCTGAACTCGGAGTCGCGGCTGgactcggcggcgggcggcaagcGGGTGACGACGACCGCGCGGGTGAAGCTGGCGACCTCGGGGCATATCCGCCGGCACAGGACCTTGCAGAATTCGCGGCCGATCACTGCATGGGGAGAGGGGAAATACCCAATTAGGCAATCACGCAACCCGACGACAGAGAGGGGAAGGGAAGGCGAATCCGTTCTAGAAATCTGTGGAGAGCACGACGACGGACAGGCAGGCAGGGCGATTGGGATGAGGGGCGTACCGAATCGGCGCCAGGAGcgcgagacggcggcggcgcgggcgaggtcGGCGGGGTCGTCGAGGAGCTGGAAGATGCAGGAGGAGGTGTCGGGGCCGACCCAGTCGAGGAAGTCCCAGCGGCCGCCGCTGTCGTCCACCTCCATGTCTCCATCCATGGAAACGGTCAGAGGCCCTTGGGTTGGGTAGGGCGGGTGGTGGAGGGGAGGGAAgcgaggaggaggggaaggAAGTTGGGTGGGGAGGGGGAGGAACCGAACCCAGTTTGCGTGGACGCTTTTGCTCCTTTGGGCTTGGGGTTGGGGCGGTAGGCGGTTTTGCTCTGCCTCTCTCTCTGCTTGTGGTTTCTGGTATCAGCCGCCCGCTGAGTCCAACCACGCCGCCCGTGCCGCACCCGCTTTGCGTGCCGACCCTGGGGTCAGTGGTGGGGTTGCCGACCGCTACCGGCGCAGTCAAACGAGTCCAAGGCACACCGACTTCTTGTCATGCAAGACCAAAGGAAAGGTGAAAGATCGTGTCTCACAATCTGGTGTAGGTCTCtttcttgtgtgtgtgtgggggggggacAGTTCCCCAAGTTTTAAAGAACCAGATTTTGAACAGTTTGGTCTTCTCCCCGGTGACACCGATGCAGGCTAGAGATTTTTTTTACATGATTGGAGAGGTATCGGGAGGTATTTTACGTGTCTATGATTTGTGGGCCCATATGAGATAAGACGTTGGGAAGCGTCAATGAAAAAGCATCGGGAGGCGTTAGATGTGCCTATGGGCGATGGGTCCATATGTGCCATAACGCCTCCCAATGCCTCCAAAGTTAAGAAGATCAGAAATTCATGGTGGGATTTGGGTATCTCAATTACTATTGTACCCTTCAATgattaaaattaattaaaaccAATATTATGGGTGGGCATTGAGAGGTATTAGAAAGCGTTATGAAGTATTTTCAAGCATTGTAAAAGGGCTTGGACTTTTAACGATCTTTGTTGTTAGACAGCACCAATAAATTTTGAAGTCCTGCAGTAATCTCATCCATTCAGATTCAGCATTGCAACGTTCAATGTCCACAAGAAAAATGAGAGTCAAGAGTTACGACTTGGGGCAAATTAAACCATACGGGCGGGTTTAGTtcgcgttttttttttttttgcgttcggctattgtagcatttcatttttatttggtaattagtgtccaattatggatttattaggctcaaaagattcatcgcatcatttacagctaaattgtgtaattgattattttttaaactatatttaatgctccatgtgtccaaaaatttgatgtgatggggaatcttgaaaaaattttgggaactaaacatggcccatgaagagaagttgagaacCATAACCATACGGATCACAAAAATGTAACTGAGCTCCAAAGCTCCATACACACAGGTTCCTGTCCTAGGCAGTCAGCGCCATGACCACCATGAGAAACAGCACACTGGTGCCGTCATACAAAAGAAAACCATTCTACCATATACACACGCTCTCACAAGCATATACAATTAGCCCGAGTTAAAAATGGCAGGCTGCTCATATTTCTCTACAACTCTTAATGTATAGTGACTCTATCAAGTGGCAAACTCATTTCTGAGCCCTGATCACCCTTTCTGGCTCAAAGCCCTTTGGATATATTACAACTGAATCGACGCACAGACCACCTTTTGTATGAGTGCAGTCGATCTGGGCTAGCGAGAACTTCAGTTTGATTGGCTGTTCAGAGCTTGACGCAACGAAATCACCAACGTGGTACAAGATCCAGCTTCCAGGCTCGTCTAAGTAGCACTGGGACACGGCGTGCTGACCATCTGATGTAGATAACTGAAACCGTACAGGCTTCTTGTCCCAGCCATGGATTTGCTCCGAGCAGCAAACACGGCGGCCAAAACGTGTTGAAGACTTGCCAAGATGAAGCCTGAAGTACAGGCTGTAGGTCCCTGCAGGGAAgctgaaatccacttctccaactACCTCAAACCACCAGATTTGCTGGAGATATGCAAATGAGTGGAACCTGCAGGGATCATCCACAAAAGGTAGGGTTCAGTTTATTTTCACCATATAATATAGTACACAGCATTCAGCTCTGCAAAATGGAACTCAAATAATCAAAGGCAATGAATTTCTTTCAAATTTTCTAGTACATTGGCATCACGCTTGACAGTCAATTGCCAGCTTTTAATAAGAGTCACAGCAACAAGCCATATTAACAATTACCATAAAGATAACAAGCCATATGATCCACATGTCTCTCAAACATATATCAGCTCAGCAAACATGGAACAAAGCTCAATACCCGCCATCCAAAAGTAAGAAAATACAAGCATGCAGAAACAAACATTGTGTGCTCAAAGAAAGGCAGGCTTGTATAGTTGTGTTCACGCTATTTGGCCGCCCCCAATGACAAGAAAACAGCATAAGGCAACCGGGATAGAGCAAACTGTTTCCTCCTTGTTTTTTGTGCTCAGAAGCTTTCAGTCCTTACACGTTTATAAACATAGTTAGTATTTTTTAGGTGCCAGTGCGAGGTACAGGTGTTTTTTTTCCCCATTCATTGGACACGATCATCGCTAAGGAACTAAGTAGTAGTTTTTGTATTTCGTTATAAAACAGGTCAGTCACATGCACAAATATTTTGTGCACTGTCTAAAAAGGTAGTCATCGGTAGCGAAAAAAGTGTAGAGCTGATCACACAAGGGCAGAGAAATTTGGTGGTAAGAATGGTATTAGAAACCATGAGTTCAAAGCTAAAGAAATATTGGCAGAACAACTGAATTTCAGCTCCACACACGGTGCTATTTTCAACAAATTATCTCCTGTCAATTTTTGCTAGCATCCATGCTTACCTCATCAAATTAGCAACTATAGCATCATGAGACCAATTCATTCCCGTTCCCGTATTTAAAATTTTCATCAATACAAGTCAatcagaaaaggagaaaaataaTTTCACTTCACTCCACTTT
This window contains:
- the LOC120691996 gene encoding F-box protein At4g00755-like, whose amino-acid sequence is MDGDMEVDDSGGRWDFLDWVGPDTSSCIFQLLDDPADLARAAAVSRSWRRFVIGREFCKVLCRRICPEVASFTRAVVVTRLPPAAESSRDSEFRTRERDHVVYSYLGGALVSAKPSMDCILHCIGASSTDYFPEETIENTLDPRDRVHHRPSYWSSGGHEDPDAPESLTYRLSSDLCMIHEVRVQPFQAFFQTGNPIYASKAVRIRMGHSKLPPGEESFVTDENENRKAIADENYVWTYTSPEFPMLPENVLQTFKLPRPVLCIGGVVKIELLGRIQKQASDHKYYICVCHAQVIGRSLSPDFMVDISDPAAYSILKYLPGASNLCMEDIINSDAKDSTEWHSLVARYRQMRHVAMVNMLLGPVQFMDGEDDVGGVTDDDLYM